A single region of the Mustela lutreola isolate mMusLut2 chromosome 2, mMusLut2.pri, whole genome shotgun sequence genome encodes:
- the TM4SF1 gene encoding transmembrane 4 L6 family member 1 isoform X2, whose amino-acid sequence MCYGRCARCIGHSLVWLAILCIVANILLYFPNGETKYVSENHLSRFVWFFSGIVGGGLLMFLPAFMFIGLEKDDCWGFCSHENCGKRCTIFSSVLAAAIGVAGSGYCVIVAALGLAEGPLCLNSSGQWNYTFANTDGQYLLDTSSWSQCAEPTHVVEWNITLFSILLALGGIEFILCLIQIINGVMGGICGYHCSRQQVRNCVEIDMTAKRTSPRQNHNLPLFHCNLYILLVLICKTLYRCIILYIFYFYKCV is encoded by the exons ATGTGCTACGGCAGATGTGCACGATGCATTGGACATTCCCTGGTGTGGCTGGCCATCCTCTGCATTGTGGCCAATATCTTGCTTTACTTTCCCAATGGGGAAACAAAATATGTCTCTGAAAACCATCTCAGCCGCTTCGTGTGGTTCTTTTCCGGCATCGTGGGAGGGGGCTTGCTG ATGTTCCTGCCAGCATTTATGTTCATCGGGCTGGAAAAGGACGACTGCTGGGGCTTCTGTAGCCACGAAAACTGCGGCAAGAGATGCACG ATATTTTCTTCTGTCCTGGCTGCTGCGATCGGAGTCGCGGGATCCGGCTACTGCGTCATTGTGGCTGCCCTGGGCTTGGCGGAAGGACCACTATGTCTTAATTCTTCGGGCCAGTGGAACTACACCTTTGCCAACACCGATGGACA GTACCTTCTGGATACCTCCTCATGGTCCCAGTGCGCTGAACCCACACATGTTGTTGAATGGAATATCACTCTGTTTTCTATCCTTTTGGCCCTCGGTGGAATTGAATTCATCTTGTGTCTCATTCAAATAATAAATGGAGTGATGGGAGGAATATGTGGTTATCACTGCTCTCGCCAACAGGTAAGAAACTGTGTGGAAAT CGATATGACTGCTAAAAGAACCAGCCCAAGACAGAACCACAACCTTCCTCTATTTCATTGTAATTTATATATTCTACTTGTATTAATTTGTAAAACTTTGTACCGCTGTATCATACTTTACATATTCTACttttataaatgtgtataa
- the TM4SF1 gene encoding transmembrane 4 L6 family member 1 isoform X1: MCYGRCARCIGHSLVWLAILCIVANILLYFPNGETKYVSENHLSRFVWFFSGIVGGGLLMFLPAFMFIGLEKDDCWGFCSHENCGKRCTIFSSVLAAAIGVAGSGYCVIVAALGLAEGPLCLNSSGQWNYTFANTDGQYLLDTSSWSQCAEPTHVVEWNITLFSILLALGGIEFILCLIQIINGVMGGICGYHCSRQQRYDC; encoded by the exons ATGTGCTACGGCAGATGTGCACGATGCATTGGACATTCCCTGGTGTGGCTGGCCATCCTCTGCATTGTGGCCAATATCTTGCTTTACTTTCCCAATGGGGAAACAAAATATGTCTCTGAAAACCATCTCAGCCGCTTCGTGTGGTTCTTTTCCGGCATCGTGGGAGGGGGCTTGCTG ATGTTCCTGCCAGCATTTATGTTCATCGGGCTGGAAAAGGACGACTGCTGGGGCTTCTGTAGCCACGAAAACTGCGGCAAGAGATGCACG ATATTTTCTTCTGTCCTGGCTGCTGCGATCGGAGTCGCGGGATCCGGCTACTGCGTCATTGTGGCTGCCCTGGGCTTGGCGGAAGGACCACTATGTCTTAATTCTTCGGGCCAGTGGAACTACACCTTTGCCAACACCGATGGACA GTACCTTCTGGATACCTCCTCATGGTCCCAGTGCGCTGAACCCACACATGTTGTTGAATGGAATATCACTCTGTTTTCTATCCTTTTGGCCCTCGGTGGAATTGAATTCATCTTGTGTCTCATTCAAATAATAAATGGAGTGATGGGAGGAATATGTGGTTATCACTGCTCTCGCCAACAG CGATATGACTGCTAA